ACTTGAACGGTTCGTCAAGATGGGCGTGGTTTtcacacaagatttttaaatcattttgtctttcAATCGTTTTCAAGTGTTCCTTGTACGCCTGCTCGCGTTCAACTTTTAGGGACATCattgtttcttttctttgttcGGCCTTCTTGAATTGGGTCATTTTCTCCTCTTCGATTCTGAAGATCGACTCCGCCACCGCTTCCTTACCTTTGCTTGACGATTCACCACCTCTCCTGCGTCGTGGCCTTGTGGGTGTATCTTCTTCAACGGGGTCATCAATGGGTTGATCGGGTTCGTCAAGGGGGTCGTCGTTTAAGTTCATTTCGGGCAAGGTATCCGACGTGGAAGTCGTGTAGTTCCCCGAATCGGATGTCTTTGATCTTTTCGAACCGCCTTGTTTTTTTGGAGCCGTAGGACCACGCATGTCAACCAACTCAACGGGGACCCACTTCGGGTGATGTCTCGCAACTTCCCATGCCCCCACGTGTGGAAAAGTCCTCTTTTTGTACAGTCGGCAATACTCTTCGGTGGCTTGTCGCATGATTGTCGCCTCGCTCGCTCCACTTTGTGGGTTTCGGTTctacaaaaaatataaaatgttatggttttttttttaaataatattaagaaactgtttatttttatttgattaaaaaaactgtttctgttttttttaaactgttttttttataaaactgtttatttttatttaattaaaaaactgttttttataactgtttctgttttttttaatttaaaaaactgtttctgttttatgttaaataaaaactgtttctgttttttttaatctgtttttttataaaactgtttctgtattttaaaaaaaaaaacttttttttttataaaactgtttctgtattttaaaaaaaaaaactgttttttattaaactttaataaaaaacatacttttgaatgaaacaagcgtTGAACTTGCTAATTTTCCCGTTCAAATCCGTCCACTTCGACGTCATTTGGTCCATGTTTCGTATCCTTGCACCGGGAAGTTGCCTAAAATGATTAATGACTCGTCTCCAAAACGCATCATTTCTTTGCTCGTTGCCATGTTTCTTATTCTCCGAGATGTGCAAATACGCCTTCACCAAGGACACCTCCTCCTCGCTCGTCCAATGTTGTCGGCCGATTGGAGCGATTTCTTGAACCTCATCATtttgttcttcttcctcttcctcttcctcttccccctcttcttcttcctcttcctcttcctcttcctcgtcAAGACTTTGTTGTGTTTCACGCCACGCGTTTGCAAAATGATGAATgagggtgttgtcttctagtagtgggtcgagtgtgtggggttgggtttgatacgtttgcaattgaaattggtgaggttgaaacggtggaacgaacggttggttttggtacgtttgcgattgaaagggtggatattgttgggtttgaaagggtggatattgttgggtttgaaagggtgggacttggtcgggttcgtcttgcaacctaaagcgcgtcggctcgccaagattcgctcgaaccttgggtcttacgggatttttcttcgtacccgaacctctttttttcgaacccccacctctcttgcttgaaccttccatGTTTCTTGTAAAATTATTTAGATTGAGTTGGagagttttttgattttttgtatTGAGTGTGAGAATAGTTGGAGAGTTTATTGATTTTTGGTATTGAAATAGGTtggatttatataaaaaaaatggttCAAATATCATCAAACGGTCAAAAAAATAACCCAAACGGTCATTTCCAACGTTCAAATTTCAAACTTCAACGCGTTTTAAAGATAACGCGTGATAACAGGCAAGGCGGCGGTGTGCGTTATGATATAACGCGTTAACATTCGTCCATCACGGACCGCCACTTGTGCCTTAGTATGGTAGATTGGTGAAAGGACAAAAATACCCTAGTGTGTTTAGCTATTTACTACCGTAGAGACATTAGAATCttgatcttcttcttcatcttccgATGGCTTCTTTGGTGCATCTTTCTTTCTTGTCTTCTTAATCGCTTGAACCTGAAACAAAATGATGATTGCATTAGAGTTGTTAGTTTGATGGTGAAGTTATTTACAAAATCATACCTGTGACGACGGTGGTTAGTGATATCCGCGAGAGGAACACGCCGCGGTGCCCTGTCTCCGCCTAGTGTTTCCGGCATCTTGATCTGCAcccacaaaataaaaaaaaaaacggcAATTTTTGTAATTCTTGCATGAATATaaatacaagatatattttggatATTTGACCGTCATGTGTTGACCAAAATCATACCTTTCGGTGGTTAGTGATATCCGCAAGAGGAACATGCCGCGGCTGTCTCCATCCACCCTACTCCACCACCTACAACCAATCTCCACCCTACTCCACCTTCATTCATGGAACTAAATCATCTCCTCCATCTCCTCCAAAAAAAGGGATCGCCGGCATTTTTTTGTAATTCTTGCATGCACTAGAGTGAATATaaatacaagatatattttggatCTTTCACCGTGTGTTAATCTTTCATTAACTAATTTATCCTCTAATAAATTTTAGGACCGTTGGATTAGTCATAGAttaattttatttctatttttaactAGTTAATGCTCtgtccgcgttgcggggcgatggccgaataattctcattcaattaaaaaaacacgATTATAGTTTTGTTAGAAAAGAAAAACTGAAATAATGACAAGACCGTAGTTctgagctcagggcaaaactgtagtttgtcagaattaatgagcgagtgttaggcatcGCCTTgacatgaaaaaaaaattaaatccaatcaactaataaaaaaacacttttatagttttgctaaaaaaactaaaatgataGCAATACTGTAATCTGAACTAAGGGcaaagttgtatttgttgactttggtaaaatcataatttgccAAAAGTTAAAGTGATGGCAATACCATAAATTTGAACCAGAGACAAAATCGTAATATAACTTTGCACTAAggacaaaatcataattttatgctggggacaaaactatatttttaatttgaatTGGGGTAAAATCAAGATTTTAAACTgcaggcaaaatcgtaattttgagttggggggcaaaagcatacttttattttgaaccagacaaaaaataattttaaactgaaggcgaaatcataatttttgaaacggGGGCGAAAATGCAAAATCATCATTTTTAGTTTGTggcaaaagcaaaaatttattttgaaatgggGCCAAGAATATAGTTGTAATATggggataaaatcataattttgaaccgagggcaaaatcgtaatttagaGCGAGGGACAagaacataattttattttgaagtaagggcaaaaacgtaattatATTTTAAATTAAGGATGAAGCCGTAAttttaaaacgaatataaaacaataaaatggTTAGTCTGCGTGGCACTATTCCCTCAAACTTCCTTTTGTATATGTAGGTAATTATATTTTAAATTAAGGACGAAGTCGTAAttttaaaacgaatataaaaCAGTAAAATGGTTAGTCGAATAGGGAAGTGCCACGCAGCTGCGTGGCACTATTCCCTCAAACTTCCTTTTGTATATGTAGTGCTTGGCACTATTCCCTCAAACTTCCTTTTGTATATGTAGGTAatgttcttttttttctttttctgattGACTCTAACTAATTACATAATTATGTCGGCAACTCGATCTAGGGGTGTGCATGAGTTGGTTTGGATCGGTTTTAACCTAAAACCATAATCATAACCACGATGTCGGTTTATGGATTACCGTAAgtccataaccataaccgatcggttatggtggttatagttattcggttttgatggttttagcgggtcggttatgggtggttaaccgtgtatttagcttagctaaaaatagtttaatttttttaacatgggATAAATTGTTATGgaatatttgtatatattagtatattacatagtataaaaatacatataatctataatattaataccaattattatcgaatatttATTGATATAAAGTGATATCatacattccataaattcaaataaacatccaaccaaaaccacaaaacgatatgaaaaacctataaatactaaaaatcttcaataaacaacatcaaatataaaaaatatggtgaaatgtcctaaatcctacaaaaatttattacatgtcggttcggttcggttatgatgtgtatggaaaaaatgataaccataaccgacccgctactttcggttttcaaaaaaaccattaaccgacccaccgctTGTTTATTTGGTTCGCTTTTTTCAGTttggttttgtcggttaattcggttatggttcggttaattcggttttttgcacacccctaagtataaccatggttgtaaaacaaggtttccaaggccgagtactccccgagtagtcgctacaaggtaggctgccgatgCGACTTTCTttaactccgcctaattactcgaaATCGGTCAAACACAATCAACCGCCTAATTCGGGacgaaaacataattttaaactgaaggcgaaatcataatttttgaaacgggggcgaaaatgcaaaatcatcatttttagtttggggcaaaagcaaaaaTTATTTTGAAATGGGGCCAAGAATATAGTTGTAATATggggataaaatcataattttgaaccgagggcaaaatcgtaatttagaGCGAGGGACAagaacataattttattttgaagtgggggcaaaaacgtaattatatttaaaattaaGGACGAAGCCGTAAttttaaaacgaatataaaaCAATAAGATGGTTAGTCGAATAGGGAAGTGCCACGCAGCTGCGTGGCACTATTCCCTCAAACTTTCTTTTGTGCGTGGCACTATTCCCTCAAACTTTCTTTTGTATATGTAGGTAATTATATTTTAAATTAAGGACGAAGCCGTAATTTTGAAACGAATATAAAACAATAAGATGGTTAGTCGAATAGGGAAGTGCCACGCAGCTGCGTGGCACTATTCCCTCAAACTTCCTTTTGTATATGTAGGTAatgttcttttttttctttttctgattGACTCTAACTAATTACATAATTATGTCGGCAACTCGatctaggggtgtgcatgggttggTTTGGATCGGTTTTAACCTAAAACCATAATCATAACCACGATGTCGGTTTATGGATTACCATAAgtccataaccataaccgatcggttatggtggttatggttattcggttttgatagttttagcgggtcggttatgggtggttaaccgtgtatttagcttagctaaaaatagtttaattttttttaacatgggaTAAATTGTTATGgaatatttgtatatattagtatattacatagtataaaaaatacatataatctataatattaataccaattattatcgaatatttATTGATATAAAGTGATATCatacattccataaattcaaataaacatccaaccaaaaccacaaaacgATATGAAAAACCAATAAATACTAAAAATCTTCAATAAACAACatcaaatataaaaaatatggtgaaatgtcctaaatcctacaaaaatttattacatgtcggttcggttcggttatgatgtgtatggaaaaaatgataaccataaccgacccgctactttcggttttcaaaaaaaccattaaccgacccaccgctTGTTTATTTGGTTCGCTTTTTTCAGTttggttttgtcggttaattcggttatggttcggttaattcggttttttgcacacccctaagTATAACCATatttgtaaaacaaggtttccaaggccgagtactccccgagtagtcgctacaaggtaggctgccgatgCGACTTTCTttaactccgcctaattactcgaaATCGGTCAAACACAATCAACCTCGACCAAAATCGTATCTAGTAGGTCGACTCGAGACGAGTTTgacataaaaaataataaaacattctatgcctatcatattaaagaattaatatcattttcacgtattttgttctAGATATTAGaatatttatgttatttgacatatatataatttccaaaaactaatttctttataatttaacatgtccgagtactccccgagtactctcctaCTAGGCCGAGTAcgctcaactccccggtcgaccgactagtgAGCGCCTAACAACTTTTGCAACCATGAGTATAACTAAAAAAGGAGAGCACACAAAATCAATAGCGGCGGACCACTTAGACTATGGGGTGTGGTCCAATATGGCTGGCTTTGGTTTGGTTGACTActttaagaaaaagaaaaatccacATGACTGGCCACGCCAAGCTAAGCCATGCCACACCACGCTCCCTCCACACCCCACTTTTTTTAGGGTAGTGAAGCCCACCTCCGCCACGTGTCGTGCAAAGCCCCCAACCCAAGCGCCCCCCACCCCACCTCGCGGTCTTAGGAACTTTGTACGATTAAAAAATGGCTCATAAATATACACGTATGTCTAAAATAAAAGGTAACTTATAGAATACGTCCTTTACGTGAGACGTTTATGTGAGATATAAAGTTTTTTCTTACGGCCTGTACATAAAAAACAATAATTTTGGTTGTATTTATTAAGCAATAATCTAATTAAAAAAACACTCACGATAACCTAGCTAGGGGCCAAAGCAAACTAGCCAAGGATGAACAAAGTATTTAGTTAGATCCTAGGCTTTTGAACAAGGGGGGCtaaggccgtggggtatggggcttgggttggggtgtGGGTTGGGGTAAAACGTCCAAgccaccatcccgggtgggcttgggttggggcgtggctccttggggcttggctttcaagccggggGTGGGGCGGTATGACCATGCTAGTTGGCTGAATCTCATTGGCTCACCCGCCACGTCAGGCGGTCTTTTTAAATTTcgaaatttaaaattcaaacggtCCCCCCATCTTCTCTAACCGCCACCGGGTCCCCCAAAGGCCTCTATATATTGTAACCCCAACCcactggtccccccatcccacgaaccgaAACCCTAACGGCTACCCAGTCTTGAACCCGCTACCCCACTGGtcccccccatcccacgaacccacACCGCTATGGCATCCTGGACCCGTGAAGAAGAAATGGCACTCATCACTAGCGTCGTCGACGCTATGAAGGGGCGGCCACCGAGCCAAACAAAATATTGGACAGAAGCATTCGCGgcctaccgacataacgtcggtaacgaccgccacagcctcaacgcgtgccaacataaatggcgcgagctacggcccaagctcgagcgtttcaaggcttactacgaagccgttcccggtggcgagttaagccacgaggaccgggtggcggtggtgaacatagagtttcgagacaaggaaaacaaggcgttcgacaagatcgacctttttggaatttttgtaacgctctaggtttgtttattttgtaattttttgaaattatgtaatttttaggattatgtaatttttaaaattttaatgaagttgtaggctttttttataaatgttgtgtgattttttataaattttttgtatttttttttaaaaactattctgccacgcggtgcacccaacccaagcccaacccacgccccgccatgCCCCGCGGACACGTAACCAGGCAGTGGGGGGACTCCCTTTACACGTGTCAGCAAATACctcaacccaagcccaaccctcCGCCCCACCATCAAGGGCGTAGGTTttaaggggccgggaggggcgcccgaccccccgaacttttcgctcagtagtgttatgtatgtacgtttcgtgtaattttttttaggtatatacgtttttgaccccccggtttCATAAAAAAACATTTACTTGTATAGAATTTTTAGGTTCGGTGACTTCCGATCCCCCGGTGAAAATTTTCGAGCTTCGCCACTGCCCACCATACTCCACGGTCTAAGGGAAACGAAAAAGAAATAAGCACATGCTGTTTCGGGAAAAAAAAAGTTTTCGGGTTTTGAACCACATCTCATGTTAAACGGGTGAGCGCTTAGCCAACTAAGCTAAAAAAAAGACCAATGGAATATTTGGGCCTTGTGTGGCTGCACACCCTGCGAAGGGTGTGGGCCGGCTCTGACAAAATTCTTTATCAAACTAAAGTTACTTAAGTCGAAATAATAACTTTAACACGGCATTATCCTTATTTTATCGTTGGTGGTGATAGAGAAATATGACTACAGTAggagttaattacacagatgaACCATGTGGTTTATAGCTCGCCTTTAGGttctaacttttttttaacaaGTTCAGGTTTTATGGTtttaattttgtaacacctttgagtACTAACACTaaacttagttaatttttatgttaaatttcAGTGAAATGACTAAAATTTAAATGTTAGTAAAAGAAATGTACTAAGAATCAATAATGATCCAtcttgaaattaaaaaaaaaaatatgatatatatTACGGCTGAAACCAGATAAAAGTAAATTATGGTGGGGTTTTTTGCTCCTCTGAGCCTTCTAACATCTCAATTCTCGAACCATTGATTATTAGTATTAatacaacccaacccaacccaaatcACTTCACCAATAGAGACATTGAAAGAGGAGTTTATAAATTATTGAAACCCAGATCAAGAAATTCTTTTAATGGATTTGGAAAGAGGATTCTATAAACAAACAAATTATTGAAACCCAAATCAAGAAATCCTTTTAATGGATTTGGAAAGAGGATTCTGTAAATAAACATCATTTTAATGGAGTTGGAGTTTATTCTCATGTCAACAGTTTCTAAAACCACAAGCTAAATAATTTCACTTTCAAACATCAAACAAATATAAAATTTTGGGGGGATGTAAATTTTTTTTCATGTTGCTGCATCCAGTTCTTCTTATCTTTGGTATATGAGGTAATCTTCTTGACTAAGAAATTAATGATCATTACTCATCACCACGAGTGATTTCAAGTCAGATTTTACACGATCATGGATAGGGGTGAATCGTGGAACCCGAACATGGCCTCATGTATTTGTTTGTGTCAAAGATATCAAACCTAATCCGGACACACTTAAAATCGTGTAAACCGAACATGACCTGTTTAATCCATTTCACTAAATGGGTCAAACGAGTTGTAAACAATTAATCATTAAGTTGTAAATTTGTTAAACATGTCAGGGGGTTATTATAAATGGATTCAGCAGGTTCAATTAAACGGGTTAAACATGTCAACTCGAACACAACCCTTTCATCAAACGGGTTTAGATATAACAACCCAAAACCTGAAGACATCAGGTTACTTGATGAATTGCCATCCCTAATCATATGATCAAATTAATAAATTGGATTTATTCTATAATACTATTAAAATTGTGTCCCTAGACTATCAACTGCTCACTGAAACTAAACAAGTCACATAAACTAAAGATTATTATGCCTAAAATAAAACAAATCACCATGTCCTGTCTTTAATAAACGCGCACCCGCCTTGTTTTCAGGCCGTTTTCTGCTTTGAAGCTTGTCGAGGTGGGAAGACAAGCCGATATAACCAGCCAGCCAATATTGCCCCTAATGATGGACATATCCAATAAACATAAAACTGCTCCCATGTATTGTGTTTATTATATACATACGCCCACCCAAACGCCTGCAAGATACAACATAATCAGCCATTTTGTCTTTAATTGATAATCAGATTTTTATTTCTTTATATATTtcttaagagtaaaatgccattttcgtccctgaggtttggcgacttttgtccaaaggtttgtttttcagcatctggatccaaaaggtttgaaatcttgccattctCATCCAGctagttaactccatccatttttcccGTTAAGTCAGAGGgatatttctgtcttttttgctaacttaaatggcaatttggtctttttcactttatgtcaaaagaccgaatacccctgaaaaaccaaattgccctttatgttaacaaaaaagacggaaacaCCCCtgatttaacggagaaaaatggatggagttaatgagccggatgaaattggcaagatttcaaaccttttggatccagatgcggaataACAAACTTTTgaatgaaagtcgcaaaactggccatacctcagggacgaaaatggcaatttactctttttttttttttatcaagaaTCAATAATCATTAATCTAAGCCAATCAAAACTGCATATAGGTACTAGAAATAGTCAACATGAAAACTAACTAATGAGTTCTTGTCGGTCCTAAACATTGGTTACAAAACTATATTATTACTAGAATAATAATCTAATTTTGTTGATAGTACTAAAGCATCTAATAAATCATATATGAGGATCAAATGCTTAACCTATCATCAACAGATAAGAGTTTTGTAGTGCTTACATTGGCAGGATTCATTGAAGGACCGGTGTAACTTGAACCAGGAACAATCACCGCCATAGCGGCAACGGAAATCATCCAATTCTTCCAGAAGAAGCTCTTAGGACCCTTAATGATAATCAATAAGACGGCAAAGGTAATAGCGAATGTCAACACCCCTTCAGCAATGGCTCCTGTGTGCAAGTCAACTTTTAGTGTAGGCCCTTCTAGCATATGCTTATACTCTAATGGCATCAACTCCATAAGTGCCAATACACCACCAACTGCTCCAACTGCCTGTTAAGTATACCACAGAGTTCTAATTCCAGTTTCAGAAACAAAGATCCATTATATAATTGCTCACTTCATGATCATCATCTCTAATACACGGGAGAGATCTATGCAGAACGTTATATGTTGCGATAACACGCAAAACAAAATAGATCATATATTTTGTTGatcctaaaaaaaaataaaagtataaaaagttgTTGATAGGCAATGTTTGTTCAACTCTCCTAAAATCCAAAAAGTGTGTGTGCATATATATATGAACAAATTTCATTTATGTATTTCAACGGCTACACATGAGTAGGTAAAAGGTTAAAAGTTAAGAAAACACTCGAGCAAATTAGTTTGATGGCTTTTTATGTACATATTATACATGCTATTTCATATTTGTATGTAAAaagtacaattttttttttaaatattaaccACTGATAAGAAAAAACTAAACAAATTAGGTTTGTTCTCTCTGTTTTTGCAAGAATACAGTGTTTAACTGTTTATGTAATGAACCTCTTACTTACCTAACAGCACCAAAACCGATAATTTCACTTCGAAAATTcaaatcattcatatcaaatctGATATCAAACTCCACATGTTAACAATCTACAGATCATATTATACCAATTCCAATAGTTAAAGTTACCGATACCGATCTATCACGTAATTCAACTAGAATCTGACACTTCAACCAATCATAAACCATCACCTTAAAAACTATCGTTTTGCTATATTACCTGAGCAGATCATTCCTATCAAATCTGATATCAAACTCCACATGTTAACATTCTACAGATCATATCATGCCGATTCCAATAGTCAAAGTTACCGACCTATAACACAATTCAACTCGAATCTTAACACTTCAACCAACTATAAAC
Above is a window of Helianthus annuus cultivar XRQ/B chromosome 14, HanXRQr2.0-SUNRISE, whole genome shotgun sequence DNA encoding:
- the LOC110908730 gene encoding aquaporin SIP1-2; protein product: MGLVKAAVGDAVLTFMWIICASTIGATTSIISDIIGVEGNASLAITTALIFVVSVLFGFIADAVGGASFNATGTVAFYIAGAAGDDDTLMSTAVRFPAQAVGAVGGVLALMELMPLEYKHMLEGPTLKVDLHTGAIAEGVLTFAITFAVLLIIIKGPKSFFWKNWMISVAAMAVIVPGSSYTGPSMNPANAFGWAYVYNKHNTWEQFYVYWICPSLGAILAGWLYRLVFPPRQASKQKTA